The uncultured Roseibium sp. genome contains a region encoding:
- a CDS encoding PQQ-dependent sugar dehydrogenase yields MKRLLLGTASLLAVTALAHAQAPVPENLEKLSNFQTTGTSEFTFVEQTGDYADGIKKTLERIKLPDGFKIGLYAVVPDARHMAVGPQGIVTFVGTRKDKVWSVTDRNKDRVADEVKDFAPSLKFAIPNGPCFSKDGFLYIAEQNRVLVYPAAEFFYESPDVAAFNVVKQGELIPPAEESYNHTARVCDIGPDGKLYITLGQPFNVPAPEKLDLYKKWGLGGIIRLNTDGTGREVFATGIRNSVGMDFDPKTGDLWFTDNQVDGMGDDIPPGEINHATAAGQNFGFPWYGGGHTRTNEYQNEEPPADVVFPAAEQVAHAADLGMKFYTGKMFPAKYQGAIFSAQHGSWNRTTPVGARVMVTYVNEDGTATSEPFAEGWIDENGEYLGRPVDVTELRDGSILVSDDLAGAIYRIWYEGN; encoded by the coding sequence ATGAAAAGACTGCTTTTGGGAACAGCGAGCCTGCTCGCGGTAACGGCCCTGGCACATGCCCAGGCGCCGGTGCCGGAAAATCTGGAGAAACTGTCGAATTTCCAGACGACCGGGACGTCGGAATTCACCTTCGTCGAGCAGACCGGCGATTATGCGGACGGCATCAAGAAGACCCTGGAACGGATCAAGCTGCCGGACGGTTTCAAGATCGGCCTTTATGCGGTGGTGCCGGATGCACGCCACATGGCGGTCGGACCGCAGGGGATCGTGACGTTCGTCGGAACCCGAAAGGACAAGGTCTGGTCGGTGACCGACCGCAACAAGGACCGCGTGGCCGACGAGGTGAAGGATTTCGCGCCGTCGCTGAAGTTTGCAATCCCGAACGGGCCGTGCTTTTCCAAGGACGGGTTCCTTTACATCGCCGAGCAGAACCGGGTGCTGGTCTATCCGGCGGCCGAGTTCTTCTATGAAAGCCCGGATGTGGCTGCCTTCAACGTGGTCAAGCAGGGCGAGCTGATCCCGCCGGCGGAAGAAAGCTACAACCACACCGCCCGCGTCTGTGACATCGGGCCGGACGGCAAGCTCTACATCACGCTCGGGCAGCCGTTCAACGTTCCGGCTCCGGAGAAGCTGGACCTCTACAAGAAGTGGGGTCTCGGCGGCATCATCCGCCTGAATACGGATGGCACGGGCCGGGAGGTCTTCGCGACCGGCATCCGCAACTCCGTGGGCATGGATTTCGATCCGAAGACTGGCGATCTCTGGTTCACTGACAACCAGGTCGACGGCATGGGGGACGATATCCCTCCGGGTGAAATCAACCATGCGACCGCAGCCGGCCAGAACTTCGGCTTCCCGTGGTACGGCGGCGGTCATACCCGGACCAACGAGTATCAGAACGAAGAGCCGCCCGCGGATGTGGTGTTCCCGGCCGCCGAGCAGGTCGCCCATGCCGCCGATCTCGGCATGAAGTTCTACACCGGCAAGATGTTCCCGGCCAAATACCAGGGTGCTATCTTCTCCGCCCAGCACGGCTCGTGGAACCGCACAACCCCGGTCGGTGCCCGGGTGATGGTGACCTACGTTAACGAGGACGGAACCGCGACCAGCGAGCCTTTTGCCGAGGGTTGGATCGACGAGAACGGCGAATATCTTGGCCGTCCGGTCGATGTGACCGAACTGCGTGACGGATCGATCCTGGTGTCCGACGATCTGGCGGGTGCCATCTACCGGATCTGGTACGAGGGCAATTGA
- a CDS encoding xanthine dehydrogenase family protein molybdopterin-binding subunit: MNQMVPAKFGIGAPVRRKEDATLITGHGHFTDDFAPEGCQHAYVLRSAMAHAKISLSGLDDARAFPGGSLILTAEDIQDLKTMPTKAVMKQIDGTMHKCPPQPVLCGDEVRFVGDAIAFVVADSAETAKSAAELIEVDYEPLDVVVGIEEALADGAPLVWPEFGTNKAFTLGHGDADKCAAAFEKAAHVTTIKVVNNRLVANYMEPRGCICEYDAETERYTLTSGTQGGHGTRDVICGDILGIDPSRLRVVTPDVGGGFGTKMFVYREYPLCLVAAERLGKPVKWIGERTEHFVTDAHGRDNVTTAELAMDENHKILGLKIDVLASMGAYLHQFGPYIPYVGTSMSTGLYDVPALAVTATGVYDNTVPTDAYRGAGRPEAAYLIERLIEKAGIETGLGSAEIRRRNFVPSENLPYTTATGRLYDTGDFAGHMDKAMAEADWDGFKARQEKSAAEGKYRGIGMCSYIEACAFPGSEEATVELNDNGTVTLLIGTQTNGQGHATAYGQVIADQLGLDLEHIEVIQGDTDRVRKGGGTGGSRSIPLGMPSVNGASKILVQKIKEQAAQQLETGTDDLELVDGNVRVVGTDRQVTLAEVAAQAPEKLSGRDEVKQVEATYPNGTHIAELEVDPETGDVTLENYVIVDDFGVTVNPILLEGQVHGGAAQAISQALCENTVYDEDGQLLSASLMDYKLIRAADLPNFNFQTKNVPSTTNALGIKGAGEAGTIGGCASVMNALQMALRDGAGVAHIDMPATPLRIWEAIQAAKG; the protein is encoded by the coding sequence ATGAACCAGATGGTCCCAGCCAAGTTCGGTATCGGTGCGCCGGTCCGGCGTAAGGAAGATGCAACCCTGATCACCGGCCATGGCCATTTCACCGACGACTTTGCGCCGGAGGGCTGCCAACATGCCTATGTGCTGCGCTCGGCCATGGCGCATGCGAAGATTTCCCTGTCGGGGCTGGATGACGCCCGCGCGTTTCCGGGGGGTTCGCTGATCCTGACAGCTGAAGATATTCAGGATCTGAAGACCATGCCGACAAAGGCGGTGATGAAGCAGATCGACGGGACCATGCACAAGTGCCCGCCTCAGCCGGTGCTGTGCGGCGACGAGGTCCGTTTCGTGGGCGATGCGATTGCCTTCGTCGTTGCCGACAGCGCCGAGACGGCGAAATCCGCCGCCGAACTGATCGAGGTCGATTACGAGCCGCTCGACGTCGTTGTCGGGATCGAGGAAGCCCTTGCCGATGGTGCGCCGCTGGTCTGGCCGGAGTTCGGCACCAACAAGGCCTTCACGCTCGGCCATGGCGATGCGGACAAATGCGCCGCGGCCTTCGAGAAGGCGGCCCATGTCACCACAATCAAGGTCGTCAACAACAGGCTCGTTGCCAACTATATGGAACCCCGTGGCTGCATCTGCGAATACGATGCGGAGACGGAACGCTATACGCTGACATCGGGAACCCAGGGCGGTCACGGCACACGTGACGTGATCTGCGGCGACATCCTCGGGATCGATCCGTCGCGTCTTCGCGTGGTGACGCCGGATGTGGGCGGCGGTTTTGGCACCAAGATGTTCGTCTACCGCGAGTATCCGCTCTGCCTTGTGGCCGCCGAGCGCCTTGGCAAGCCGGTGAAATGGATAGGCGAACGCACGGAGCATTTCGTCACCGATGCCCACGGCCGGGACAATGTCACCACCGCTGAGCTGGCGATGGACGAGAACCATAAGATCCTTGGTCTCAAGATCGATGTGCTTGCCTCCATGGGCGCTTATCTGCACCAGTTCGGGCCCTATATCCCGTACGTGGGTACGTCCATGTCGACCGGGCTCTACGATGTGCCGGCGCTCGCCGTGACGGCGACCGGGGTCTATGACAACACGGTTCCGACCGATGCTTACCGAGGCGCGGGTCGGCCGGAAGCCGCCTATCTGATCGAGCGGCTGATCGAAAAGGCCGGGATTGAAACCGGTCTCGGCTCGGCGGAAATCCGGCGCCGCAACTTCGTGCCGTCGGAAAACCTGCCCTATACCACCGCGACGGGCCGGCTGTACGACACCGGCGACTTCGCCGGACACATGGACAAGGCGATGGCGGAAGCCGACTGGGACGGCTTCAAGGCGCGCCAGGAAAAAAGCGCTGCCGAAGGCAAGTACCGCGGCATCGGCATGTGCAGCTACATCGAGGCCTGCGCCTTCCCGGGCAGCGAGGAAGCCACGGTCGAACTCAACGACAACGGTACGGTCACGCTTCTGATCGGCACCCAGACCAACGGCCAGGGACATGCGACCGCCTACGGCCAGGTGATCGCCGACCAGCTCGGCCTCGACCTGGAGCATATCGAAGTGATCCAGGGCGACACCGACCGCGTCCGCAAGGGCGGTGGAACGGGCGGCTCGCGCTCCATTCCGCTCGGTATGCCTTCGGTCAACGGGGCATCCAAGATCCTGGTCCAGAAGATCAAGGAACAGGCCGCGCAGCAGCTCGAAACGGGCACGGATGACCTTGAGCTCGTCGACGGCAATGTGCGGGTCGTCGGCACGGATCGTCAGGTCACCCTGGCGGAAGTCGCCGCCCAGGCACCGGAAAAGCTGTCCGGGCGCGACGAGGTGAAGCAGGTGGAAGCGACCTATCCCAACGGCACCCATATCGCCGAACTGGAAGTCGATCCGGAAACCGGCGATGTGACCCTCGAAAACTACGTCATTGTCGACGATTTCGGCGTGACGGTGAACCCGATCCTTCTGGAAGGGCAGGTCCATGGCGGCGCAGCCCAGGCCATCAGCCAGGCGCTCTGCGAAAACACGGTCTATGACGAGGATGGTCAGCTGCTGTCGGCCTCGCTCATGGACTACAAGCTGATCCGGGCCGCCGATCTGCCCAATTTCAACTTCCAGACAAAGAACGTGCCGTCGACCACCAACGCACTTGGCATCAAGGGTGCGGGCGAGGCCGGCACCATCGGCGGCTGCGCATCGGTCATGAATGCACTGCAGATGGCGCTTCGCGACGGTGCCGGAGTTGCGCATATCGACATGCCGGCAACGCCGCTGCGCATCTGGGAAGCGATTCAGGCTGCGAAAGGCTGA
- the thiM gene encoding hydroxyethylthiazole kinase encodes MTTPMPAFDSGIAADLLERLRRKAPRVHCITNAVAQHFTANVLLALGAIPSMTIAPEEVAAFAAGADALLVNLGMLDDTRRAAIPKAVEAAKAAVKPFVLDPVFVNRSPVRCSYAQELLTASPTVLRANRDELAALYPGQDSFEAFAGTSVTLAMTGAEDMVAGPGGTLRLANGHPLLARVTATGCAGGAVIAAFLSVSDDPVQAAAAALTVFNVAGEMAAERARGPGTLVPELLDALYLIDAPQIADRLKRI; translated from the coding sequence ATGACGACTCCGATGCCGGCCTTCGATTCAGGCATCGCGGCGGACCTGCTTGAGCGATTGCGGCGAAAGGCGCCCAGGGTTCACTGCATCACCAACGCGGTCGCCCAGCATTTCACGGCCAATGTTCTTTTGGCGCTGGGCGCCATCCCTTCCATGACGATTGCGCCGGAAGAGGTCGCGGCCTTCGCGGCGGGCGCCGATGCGCTGCTGGTCAATCTTGGAATGCTCGACGACACCCGAAGGGCCGCCATTCCGAAGGCTGTCGAGGCGGCAAAGGCGGCCGTAAAGCCATTCGTTCTGGATCCGGTCTTCGTCAACCGGTCTCCGGTGCGCTGTTCCTATGCGCAGGAGTTGTTGACGGCGTCTCCGACTGTGCTCAGGGCGAACCGCGACGAACTGGCTGCGCTTTATCCCGGACAGGATTCGTTTGAAGCCTTTGCCGGGACTTCCGTGACGCTGGCGATGACGGGCGCGGAAGATATGGTTGCCGGGCCGGGCGGAACCTTGCGTCTTGCCAATGGTCATCCGCTGCTTGCCAGGGTGACGGCGACCGGCTGTGCGGGAGGGGCGGTGATCGCTGCGTTTCTTTCCGTATCCGACGATCCGGTACAGGCCGCGGCCGCTGCGCTCACCGTTTTCAATGTGGCCGGCGAAATGGCGGCGGAACGGGCGAGGGGGCCGGGCACCCTGGTGCCTGAGCTTCTGGACGCGCTCTACCTGATCGATGCACCCCAAATCGCCGACAGGCTGAAACGGATCTGA
- a CDS encoding succinylglutamate desuccinylase/aspartoacylase family protein, protein MDDRRAFEIGRFKVAPGARKTVDLPVSVLSDHTPVTMSVHVIHGRRPGPVVFVSAAIHGDEVIGVEIARRVLRAPNLDTLKGTLLVIPIVNAFGFHNRSRYLPDRRDLNRSFPGSERGSLASRLANLFMTEVVCRADLGIDLHSAAIHRTNLPQIRVSPSRDETMDLAEAFGAPVILTSKLREGSLRETAQKKGVDILLYEAGEGLRFDEMAIRAGVSGTLRVLRKLGMISAKGLTKPKVASIRTSSSSWVRASAGGLLRPFKSIGDVVERDELLGIVSDPFGEVEKEIVAPDGGLIIGRTNLPTIYEGDGLFHIAEIRKHHDPAGTVDSLASQHIADPLFDEDEII, encoded by the coding sequence GTGGACGATCGCAGAGCCTTCGAGATCGGCCGTTTCAAGGTTGCGCCGGGCGCCCGCAAGACCGTGGATCTCCCGGTCAGTGTCCTGTCGGACCACACGCCGGTGACGATGTCGGTTCACGTCATCCATGGACGGCGTCCGGGACCGGTGGTTTTCGTCAGTGCCGCGATCCATGGCGACGAGGTGATCGGTGTTGAAATCGCCCGCCGGGTTTTGCGCGCGCCGAACCTCGATACGCTCAAAGGCACCTTGCTGGTTATTCCGATCGTGAATGCCTTCGGGTTTCACAACCGCTCCAGGTATCTGCCCGACAGGCGCGATCTCAACCGTTCTTTTCCCGGCAGCGAACGGGGATCCCTGGCAAGCCGTCTGGCAAATCTGTTCATGACCGAGGTCGTGTGCAGGGCCGATCTCGGTATCGATCTGCATTCGGCGGCCATTCACCGGACCAATCTGCCGCAGATCCGCGTTTCTCCGTCCAGGGATGAAACCATGGACCTGGCCGAAGCGTTCGGAGCACCGGTCATCTTGACGTCGAAGCTTCGTGAAGGCTCCTTGCGCGAAACCGCCCAGAAAAAGGGAGTCGATATTCTGCTCTATGAGGCGGGCGAGGGGCTTCGGTTCGATGAAATGGCGATCCGGGCCGGCGTTTCGGGCACTTTGCGCGTGCTGCGCAAGCTTGGCATGATCTCGGCAAAGGGCCTCACCAAGCCCAAGGTGGCGTCGATACGGACGTCGTCCAGTTCCTGGGTGAGGGCGTCGGCCGGCGGTTTGCTCCGGCCGTTCAAGTCGATCGGGGACGTGGTCGAACGCGACGAGCTTCTGGGCATCGTCTCCGATCCTTTCGGCGAGGTGGAAAAGGAAATTGTCGCTCCGGACGGCGGCTTGATCATCGGACGCACCAACTTGCCGACGATCTATGAAGGCGATGGCCTGTTTCACATTGCCGAGATCCGAAAGCACCATGATCCGGCCGGAACCGTTGACAGTCTTGCCTCCCAACACATAGCCGATCCACTTTTCGACGAGGATGAAATCATATGA
- a CDS encoding DMT family transporter, translated as MALPGASAKSSVQQTPSGLTRTAPVLGISLKLGSTLLFAIMVAMLKIAAETVPIGEIVFARNFFGMFPVLFMVAFRGELAIALRTSRPLSHLGRSSVGISAMILSFTGFSLLPLPDATAIGFATPLFVVVLAWLVLHETVRLYRWSAVIVGFFGILIILSPHLGQGDLGSSQMIGAACSALAAVCAALAMIFVRRLCETERTTTIVTWFSGSATLLALLTIPLGFVFPDQAWVMPDGDTAFILMMVGLAGGVGQILLTQSYRFADASTIAPFDYANMIWAVILGYFVFSEIPVWQVLVGAAIVIAAGIFVIFREHRLGLDRTKARRASTPSRS; from the coding sequence ATGGCGCTTCCCGGCGCTTCCGCCAAATCATCGGTACAGCAGACGCCCTCTGGATTGACCCGCACCGCCCCGGTGCTTGGAATATCCCTGAAACTCGGCTCGACGCTGCTGTTCGCCATCATGGTGGCGATGCTCAAGATCGCTGCCGAAACCGTGCCGATCGGCGAGATCGTCTTTGCCCGCAATTTCTTCGGCATGTTTCCGGTGCTGTTCATGGTCGCGTTTCGGGGAGAACTGGCGATCGCACTCAGGACGTCCCGTCCGCTCAGCCATCTCGGGCGTTCGTCGGTCGGTATCTCCGCCATGATCCTGTCGTTCACGGGCTTCTCCCTTCTGCCTTTGCCTGATGCGACGGCGATCGGCTTCGCTACGCCGCTGTTCGTGGTGGTGCTCGCCTGGCTGGTGCTGCACGAAACCGTCCGGCTCTACCGCTGGAGCGCGGTTATCGTGGGATTTTTCGGTATCCTGATCATCCTGTCGCCCCACCTGGGACAAGGCGACCTTGGCAGCAGCCAGATGATCGGGGCGGCCTGCTCGGCCCTGGCCGCGGTCTGCGCCGCCCTTGCGATGATCTTCGTGCGCAGGCTGTGCGAGACCGAGCGGACCACGACCATCGTGACCTGGTTCTCCGGCTCGGCCACGCTGCTTGCCCTGCTGACGATTCCGCTCGGGTTCGTTTTCCCGGACCAGGCCTGGGTGATGCCGGACGGAGATACAGCCTTCATCCTGATGATGGTCGGGCTTGCCGGCGGCGTCGGCCAGATCCTCCTCACCCAGAGCTATCGCTTCGCCGATGCCTCGACGATCGCACCCTTCGACTACGCCAACATGATCTGGGCCGTGATCCTGGGATACTTCGTGTTTTCGGAAATCCCTGTGTGGCAAGTCCTGGTCGGCGCGGCGATCGTCATCGCGGCGGGGATCTTCGTGATCTTCCGGGAGCATCGCCTGGGCCTTGACCGGACAAAGGCCCGTCGGGCGTCGACGCCATCGAGATCGTGA
- a CDS encoding c-type cytochrome gives MLRGVILALGGVFLAQSAFNQGAFAQMPAGDPAAGRKKANMCRTCHGIEGLAKIPIAPNIGGEPASYITRQLIAFRSGARTHEMMSVVAKSLDDQTIADVAAWYALQKAAASLPAGKTDAQAPETCVACHGAEGIATMEDAPNLAGETVMYLDTQLKAFRGGKRTHEIMSDIAADLSDDDIRTLAEWYSGIKLKIEKAK, from the coding sequence ATGCTGCGTGGCGTGATACTGGCTCTGGGCGGGGTTTTCCTCGCCCAGAGCGCCTTTAATCAGGGCGCTTTTGCTCAGATGCCGGCCGGCGACCCGGCTGCGGGTCGCAAGAAGGCGAACATGTGCCGGACCTGTCACGGGATCGAGGGACTGGCCAAGATCCCGATCGCGCCGAACATCGGCGGCGAGCCTGCATCCTATATCACCCGACAACTCATTGCCTTCCGCTCAGGCGCACGCACCCACGAAATGATGAGCGTCGTTGCCAAGTCCCTCGACGACCAGACGATCGCCGACGTCGCGGCCTGGTATGCGTTGCAGAAGGCAGCCGCAAGCCTGCCCGCGGGCAAGACGGACGCGCAAGCGCCGGAAACCTGTGTCGCCTGCCACGGGGCAGAGGGTATCGCGACCATGGAGGATGCGCCCAATCTCGCCGGCGAAACGGTGATGTATCTCGATACCCAGCTCAAGGCGTTCAGAGGCGGTAAACGCACCCATGAAATCATGTCGGACATCGCGGCCGATCTCAGCGACGACGACATCCGGACGCTTGCCGAATGGTACTCCGGGATCAAGCTTAAGATCGAAAAGGCTAAGTAG
- a CDS encoding RimK/LysX family protein, with protein sequence MKSAESKSSRPPADVIGWREVVALPDLDLPLIRAKIDTGARTSALHAEDQELYDRAGKTWVRFRLPGSRYHRDMQVDVPVLDTRDIKNTSGVPEQRLVIETLLILGHHHWHVEVSLANRENMGFDMILGRTAIRRRNVLVDPGRSFLAGDPVLPGSSTQK encoded by the coding sequence ATGAAATCCGCTGAAAGCAAATCGTCTCGGCCACCCGCGGATGTGATCGGCTGGCGTGAAGTCGTCGCCCTGCCGGACCTCGATTTGCCTCTGATCCGGGCGAAGATCGATACAGGCGCCCGTACATCCGCCTTGCATGCGGAGGATCAGGAGCTTTACGATAGGGCCGGAAAGACCTGGGTGCGGTTCCGTCTGCCCGGTTCGCGTTATCACCGCGATATGCAGGTGGACGTTCCCGTTTTGGATACGCGGGACATCAAGAACACGAGCGGTGTGCCCGAACAGCGGCTTGTCATAGAAACTTTGCTGATTCTCGGGCACCATCACTGGCATGTGGAAGTCTCCCTGGCCAACCGGGAGAACATGGGCTTCGACATGATCCTGGGGCGAACAGCAATCCGCCGCCGCAATGTCCTGGTCGATCCGGGCCGGTCCTTTCTGGCCGGCGATCCGGTGTTGCCCGGGTCATCGACGCAAAAATGA
- the rimK gene encoding 30S ribosomal protein S6--L-glutamate ligase, whose amino-acid sequence MKIAMLARNADLYSHKRLKQAAEDRGLQLDIINTLRCYMNIASRRPEIYYNGEKLVGYDAVIPRIGASITFYGLAILRQFEMMGVYPLNESVAIGRSRDKLRSLQLLARDGIGLPVTTFAHDPKMTEEVLKVAGGAPVVIKLLEGTQGIGVVLADTERSAKSVIEAFRGANVNILVQEFIKEAGGTDIRALVVGGKVIASMKRTGAEGEFRSNLHRGGSAAAIRISPEERSTAIRAAKAMGLNVCGVDMLRSNHGPVVMEVNSSPGLEGVENATGIDVAGKIIEFLMKHATAGKTKTKGKG is encoded by the coding sequence ATGAAAATCGCAATGCTGGCGCGGAATGCGGATCTGTATTCTCACAAACGTCTGAAGCAAGCCGCCGAGGATCGGGGCCTGCAGCTCGACATCATCAATACCTTGCGGTGTTACATGAACATCGCCTCGCGTCGACCGGAGATCTATTACAACGGGGAGAAGCTCGTTGGTTATGATGCGGTTATTCCGCGTATCGGCGCTTCGATCACCTTTTACGGCCTGGCCATTCTCCGTCAGTTCGAAATGATGGGCGTCTATCCGCTCAACGAGTCCGTCGCCATCGGCCGGTCGCGCGACAAGTTGCGGTCCCTGCAGCTTCTGGCGCGTGACGGGATCGGCCTGCCGGTGACGACCTTCGCCCATGATCCGAAGATGACGGAAGAGGTCCTGAAGGTGGCCGGCGGTGCTCCGGTGGTGATCAAGCTCCTGGAGGGCACCCAGGGTATCGGTGTCGTTCTGGCGGATACGGAACGCTCAGCCAAGTCGGTGATCGAGGCCTTCCGCGGCGCCAATGTGAACATCCTCGTCCAGGAGTTCATCAAGGAGGCGGGCGGTACCGATATTCGCGCCCTCGTCGTGGGCGGCAAGGTCATCGCATCCATGAAGCGGACCGGCGCGGAGGGCGAATTCCGCTCCAATCTGCACCGTGGCGGCAGCGCGGCAGCGATCCGGATTTCCCCTGAGGAACGCTCGACCGCGATCCGGGCGGCGAAAGCCATGGGGCTGAACGTTTGCGGGGTCGACATGCTGCGGTCCAATCACGGGCCGGTGGTGATGGAAGTGAATTCCTCTCCGGGTCTGGAAGGCGTGGAGAACGCGACGGGAATCGATGTCGCGGGCAAGATCATCGAATTTCTGATGAAACACGCCACGGCCGGAAAGACGAAAACCAAGGGCAAGGGTTAG
- a CDS encoding EAL domain-containing protein, producing the protein MFSLFSSIAVEHEYRFIGFAAFVCVIGSFLTLSIFSRTRRCAGFRRYLWLLLAGLVGGCTIWTTHFAAMLGYHAPFERTFEPVLTLLSLAAAIGSTSFSFFVASRSDSRLMIGLGGLLFGLGSAAMHYIGISAYLVPGFIQWDTSFVVASVVVGGLFGAATTLVLAEYGKRIGLWAATAMMVLGIVALHFIGMAAMTFVPLSGIDVPPQAVSDDVMLAAVVGMTTIIIVVVGTAFLIDQRSMAEAATTYRHLALHDPMTGMPNRSFLKKRIEEGLEAISGGSTRLAVVSIDLDRFKDINDLHGQMAGDTLLQNISGRLQAALAEDEFMARNDGDEFVAVKRIADDDRQAMEFASRVRRQLDSPFYWNGETISIASSTGISLAPRDGCDAHDLIARAGQAAYRAKMNGGDRVVFYETTMEQTCRIRASIAMDLKSAIANRELELYYQPQNDTRTRRLKGFEALVRWNHPKKGLIPPSDFIPVAEETDLILDIGAWVLETACRTAATWPGEFTVAVNVSARQLAQETLPHQVAGVLARTGLFPGRLEIELTESGLIADQEHALKIVQALKELGVSVAMDDFGTGYSSLSTLQNFPFDKIKIDREFVRSLTSNPQAIAIVKSTLLLGSSLNIPVLAEGVETEDQLSFLDAEGCQSVQGFLFGRPLRREQCEDLIREEMQGRLSLPLAFATKAGVR; encoded by the coding sequence ATGTTTTCTTTGTTTTCAAGCATTGCGGTTGAGCACGAGTATCGTTTTATCGGTTTTGCTGCGTTTGTCTGCGTCATCGGTTCTTTCCTCACCCTGAGCATTTTTTCCAGGACCAGAAGATGCGCCGGATTCCGCCGGTATCTTTGGCTGCTGCTGGCCGGGCTGGTGGGCGGCTGCACCATCTGGACCACTCACTTTGCGGCCATGCTCGGCTATCACGCGCCGTTCGAGCGGACGTTCGAACCGGTTCTGACCCTGTTGTCCCTGGCGGCCGCCATCGGATCCACAAGCTTCAGCTTCTTCGTCGCCAGCCGGTCGGACAGTCGGTTGATGATCGGGCTTGGGGGACTTCTGTTCGGTCTCGGCTCGGCCGCCATGCACTACATCGGCATATCGGCTTATCTGGTTCCGGGATTTATCCAGTGGGACACGAGCTTCGTTGTGGCTTCGGTGGTTGTCGGTGGCCTGTTTGGAGCGGCAACAACCCTGGTTCTTGCGGAATACGGTAAGCGCATAGGATTATGGGCCGCGACGGCGATGATGGTTCTTGGCATCGTTGCCCTGCATTTCATCGGCATGGCAGCAATGACTTTCGTGCCACTCAGTGGCATAGACGTGCCGCCCCAGGCCGTCTCGGACGATGTCATGCTGGCGGCCGTCGTCGGCATGACCACGATCATTATCGTGGTCGTCGGAACGGCGTTCCTCATCGACCAGCGGAGCATGGCTGAGGCCGCGACCACCTATCGACACCTTGCGCTGCATGATCCGATGACCGGGATGCCGAATCGTTCCTTCCTGAAAAAAAGGATAGAGGAAGGCCTCGAGGCTATCAGTGGCGGCTCAACCCGGCTTGCCGTGGTTTCCATTGATCTGGATCGTTTCAAGGATATCAACGATCTCCACGGACAGATGGCGGGAGACACTCTCCTGCAAAACATCTCCGGACGGTTGCAGGCCGCTTTGGCCGAAGACGAATTCATGGCCCGCAATGACGGCGATGAATTCGTGGCAGTCAAACGGATTGCGGACGATGACCGGCAGGCGATGGAATTCGCCAGTCGGGTCCGGCGCCAGCTGGATTCGCCTTTCTATTGGAATGGCGAGACGATCAGTATCGCCAGCAGCACCGGCATTTCCCTGGCCCCGCGTGACGGATGCGACGCACATGATCTCATCGCGCGCGCCGGGCAGGCCGCTTATCGCGCCAAGATGAACGGCGGCGACCGGGTCGTTTTTTATGAAACGACCATGGAGCAAACGTGCAGAATTCGCGCGTCGATCGCCATGGATCTGAAGTCTGCAATCGCAAACCGGGAGCTGGAACTTTACTATCAGCCCCAGAACGATACCAGGACACGCCGGTTGAAGGGCTTCGAGGCGCTGGTCCGCTGGAACCATCCGAAGAAGGGGCTCATTCCTCCCTCGGATTTCATCCCGGTCGCGGAGGAAACCGACCTCATCCTGGATATCGGCGCATGGGTTCTGGAAACCGCCTGCCGGACGGCCGCGACCTGGCCCGGGGAATTTACTGTCGCTGTCAACGTCTCAGCCCGCCAGTTGGCCCAGGAGACCCTGCCGCATCAGGTTGCGGGCGTGCTGGCGCGAACCGGGTTGTTTCCCGGTCGTCTTGAGATCGAACTGACGGAAAGCGGGCTGATCGCGGATCAGGAACATGCGCTCAAGATCGTTCAGGCGCTCAAGGAGCTTGGCGTCAGTGTTGCCATGGATGACTTCGGTACCGGTTATTCCTCGCTTTCGACCCTGCAGAATTTTCCGTTCGACAAGATCAAGATCGACCGGGAATTCGTCAGAAGCCTGACGTCGAACCCGCAGGCAATCGCGATCGTCAAGTCGACGCTTCTGCTCGGTTCCAGCCTGAATATTCCGGTTCTCGCCGAGGGGGTGGAGACGGAGGACCAGCTGTCCTTCCTGGACGCCGAGGGTTGCCAGTCGGTCCAGGGGTTTCTGTTCGGTCGGCCGCTCCGGCGTGAGCAGTGCGAGGACCTGATCCGGGAGGAAATGCAGGGACGACTGTCCCTCCCGCTGGCATTTGCGACCAAGGCAGGCGTGCGTTGA
- a CDS encoding Lrp/AsnC ligand binding domain-containing protein encodes MIPFFVMIKCKLGETYKVANGIADAEIASEIYSTSGDYDLLVKFYVDDATDIGHFVNEKVHPVDGIQDTKTIITFKAF; translated from the coding sequence ATGATTCCGTTTTTCGTGATGATCAAATGCAAGCTCGGCGAGACCTACAAGGTCGCCAACGGGATTGCGGATGCGGAAATCGCCAGCGAGATCTACTCGACCAGCGGCGACTACGATCTTCTCGTCAAGTTCTATGTCGACGACGCCACGGACATCGGCCATTTCGTCAATGAAAAGGTCCACCCGGTCGACGGCATCCAGGACACGAAAACAATCATTACATTCAAGGCTTTCTGA